The nucleotide sequence TACCCCCTGCCAACTCGCGGACCGGCTAGAGGAGTTCCAGGAGGCGGGGCTGACCGGTTTCCGTCTGCGGCCCGCCGTCGCGGGGCACGACCTCCCGGCGATCACCCGGGGCCTGGTCCCCGAGCTCCAGCGACGGGGCGCGTTCCGCCGCGCCTACGAGGCCGACACCCTGCGCCGCCTGCTGGGCCTGTCCCGCCCCGCCAACCGCTACGCCGCCGCGACCGCCTGAGCCGGAGGGACCTCCCCGACCATGAGCAAGCCGCTGAAGCAGATCCACCTGGCCGCCCACTTCCCCGGCGTCAACAACACCACCGTTTGGAGCGACCCGAAGGCCGGCAGCCACATCGAGTTCAGCTCCTTCGCGCACTTCGCACGCACCGCCGAACGCGCCAAGTTCGACTTCCTGTTCCTCGCCGAGGGGCTCAGGCTGCGGGAACAGGGCGGGAAGATCTACGACCTCGACGTGGTCGGCCGCCCCGACACCTTCACCGTCCTCGCCGCGCTCGCCGCCGTCACCGAACACATCGGCCTGACCGGCACCATCAACTCCACCTTCAACGAGCCCTACGAGGTCGCCCGCCAGTTCGCCAGCCTCGATCACCTCTCCGGCGGCCGTTCCGCGTGGAACGTCGTCACCTCCTGGGACGCGTTCACCGGCGAGAACTTCCGCCGCGGTGGATTCCTGCCCCAGCAGGAGCGGTACTCCCGCGCCAAGGAGTTCCTGGCCACGGCGAACGAACTCTTCGACTCCTGGCACGGCGACGAGATCGTGGCCGACCAGGAGACCGGGACCTTCCTGCGGGACGCCAGGGCCGGTTCTTTCGTCCACACCGGACAGCACTTCGACATCCACGGCCGGTTCAACGTCCCGCGCTCGCTGCAGGGACGTCCGGTGATCTTCCAGGCCGGCGACTCCGACGAGGGCCGTGAGTTCGCCGCGTCGAACGCGGACGCGATCTTCAGCCGGTACACCACGCTGGAGGCGGGCCAGTCCTTCTACAGGGACGTCAAGCACCGCCTTCCCAAGTACGGCCGAAGCCCCGACCAACTGCTGATCCTGCCCGCCGCCACCTTCACCCTCGCCGACACCGACGCCGAGGCGGAGGAACTGGCCAAGGCGGTGCGGCGCCGGCAGGTCAGCGGTGCCACCGCCCTCAAGCACCTGGAGTTCGTCTGGAACCGAGACCTGTCCGCCTACGACCCGGACGGGCCGCTGCCCGACATCGATCCGGACGTCGGCGACAACCACATCTCCAAGGGCCGCGCCCAGGTCCGCATGTACCGCGACCCGCTGGCCACCGCCCGCGAGTGGCGCGAGCTCGCCGCAGCCCACAACTGGTCGATCCGCGACCTGGTCATCGAGACCGGCAACCGGCAGAACTTCATCGGTTCTGCGGAAACCATCGCCCGCACCATCAACGAGTTCGTGCAGGCCGACGCCAGTGACGGCTTCATCCTCGTCCCGCACATCACTCCCACCGGCCTCGACGAGTTCGCCGACAAGGTCGTTCCGCTGCTCCAGGAACAGGGCGTGTTCCGCACGGACTACGAGGGCCCGACCCTGCGCGACCACCTCGGCCTCGCCCACCCGGACGACCGACGCGAGGAACGGGCGGCGTCATGAAGTTCCTCGCGATCACCCTGATCGTGCACCGGCCGGACCCGATCACCGGTGTGCAGAAGCCGACCCACGACCGCTTCCGCGAGGTCCTCGACAACGCCCTGCTCGCCGAGGAACTCGGCTTCGACGGCTTCGGCGTGGGGGAGCGGGAAGCGCTCGCGCTGTACCGGCCGATCTTCGAGTCGACGCTCGCGTTCCAGAAGCAGTTCGGCCTGCCGGTCGTCTTCGAGAGTGTGGAGGACTTCGTGGAGCGCAGCTCCGCCCTGATCGGCAGCCCGCAGCAGATCGTCGACAAGGTGCACCGCTACCACGAGCAGTTCGGGCACACCGTGCTCCATGTGCACGCGGACGCGAGCGGGCTCACCCGGGCCCGGCACCGCGCCTCCCTCGAACTCTTCCAGTCCGAGGCCGCCCCCGTACTGCGCCGCCAGATCCCGGACCCGCCCTTCACCTGGGGGCCGGTCCGGCCCGTCACCGAAGAGGAGCCCGCCCATGTCTGACATACCCCTCGGCGTCCTCGACCTGGTGCCGATAGCCTCCGGGTCCACAGCCGCCGACGCCCTGCGCAACTCCATCGACCTGGCACAGCAGACCGAACGCTTCGGCTACGCCCGGTACTGGTTCGCCGAGCATCACCTCAACCCCGGCGTCGCGGGCACGTCCCCCGCGGTCGTCCTCGCGCTGACCGCCTCCGCCACCTCCACGATCCGGCTCGGCTCCGGCGCCGTGCAACTCGGCCACCGCACCGCGCTGAGCACCGTCGAGGAGTTCGGCCTGATCGACGCCCTGCACCCCGGCCGCTTCGACCTCGGCCTGGGCCGCTCGGGCGGCCGCCCGAGCGGACAACCCCCCGAGCATCCGCCGACCACCACCCCCGTCGTGGACGGCCGGGCCCCCAACGGCCTGCTCATCCCGCCCCGCTTCTCCTTCGAACGCCTCCTCGGCTCACCCAGGATCGCCCTGCAGCGCAAGCTGCTCCTGCTGCCCGGCGCCGAGTCGCAGGACTACGCCGACCAGATCGACGACATCCTCGCCCTGCTGGCCGGCACCTACCGGTCCGCGGAGGGCGTCGAGGCGCACGCCGTGCCGGGCGAGGGCGCCGACGTCGAGCTGTGGATCCTGGGCAGCAGCGGCGGCCAGAGCGCCGAGGCCGCGGGTGCGCGGGGCCTGCGGTTCGCCGCGAACTACCACGTCAGCCCGGCCACCGTGCTGGAGGCGGTGGACGGCTACCGGGCCTTCTTCCAGCCCTCCGACGTCCTCGACAAGCCGTACGTCAGCGTCTCGGCCGACGTGGTCGTCGCGGAGGACGACGCGACGGCCCGCGAGCTCGCCACCGGCTACGCGCCCTGGGTCCGCAGCATCCGCACCGCCGAGGGCGCCATCGAGTTCCCGACACCGGAGCAGGCCCGGGCCTTCGCCTGGAGCGACGAGGACAGGGACCTGGTGCGGGACCGCGTGGACACGCAGTTCGTCGGTTCACCAGAGCGGGTGGCCGACCGCCTGGCGCAGCTCCAGGAGGCCACCGGCGCCGATGAATTGCTCATCACGACTGTCACCCACGACCACGTCGACCGGGTGAGGTCGTACGAGCTGCTCGCGAAGGAGTGGAGCCGGAGGTGAGCCGGAGGCCCCGGCAGGCGGGCGAGCGCCTGCCGGGGCCGGACGAGGAACGTGGCCGGCCGCCGTGCAGCGGGGTTTGTGTCGGGATCGGGTTGCGAGTGATCTTGGATCGTTTCAGGAGTGTCTCAGGGGTGTCACCGGGTGAGCGGTGCTGGGGGCGTTGTCCGTGCTGAGAGTGAACGCGTCGCGGATCAGCCGCGGGGCGCGCTACTCGAAGGGCATTGACCATCATGAAGTTCACTCGTTTCGGGATGATTGCCGTTTCTGCTGTTGCCGGTGCGCTTCTTCTGACTGCCTGCAACGGTGAGGACGTGGCTGCCGGTGGCAGTGCGAGCGCTGGGGCTGGTGGCACGGCCGCGACCGGGCACGAGTCTGCGGGTTCGGGGCATGCTGGTGGGGGTGCTGCCGATGTGCGTGCGGGTGAGTGGGACAAGAACGCGTCGGATGCGACGTTCTTCGGTTCGCTGATGAACGGTGCCAATGAGGTGCCGGTCGAGGGTGGGCCGGCTGTGGGTGACAAGGACGGGCACGCCCTTGCGCTGATGCGGATCCAGGGCAATGAGGTGTCGTACGCGTTCACGTTCACGGGGGTTCAGACGCCGACTCTGGGTCACCTTCACAAGGGCGTGAAGGGTGTCAACGGTGACGTGAAGATCCCGTTCTTCACGGAGAAGCTGGAGGACGGTACGAAGTTCGCCTACGGCACGGTCACCGTTCGGGACAACGACCTGCTGGAGGGCATCAAGGCGAACCCGGAGAACTGGTACTTCAACCTGCACACCGCCGAGTTCCCCGGCGGCGCGGTCCGTGGCCAGGGTTACAAGCTCTCCTCGGGCATCCAGGTCCCCGACACGATCACGCCGGAAGCCCTGACCTCCGTGATCAGCGGCAAGTAGTCACGTCAGCGTTCCGCCGGTCCCTCGCAGCGAGCGGGGGACCAGCGGAACGCGCCGGGCGTGCGGCGTGCGACGGCATTGATGCGGCCGACTGCCTCGTGGCGCCGGTCACCATGCGCTGATGACCGGCGCGCCGGGTTCATGCCGCCGCCAGACCTCGTTGAGGCGCACCAGCCGGTCCGCGGCGGCCATGCCGCACAAGGACGCGACCCGACCGTCGCTGACTTCGAACATCACAGCGCCCACGACCCGGTCGTCGACCACGGCGAGGACCGCCGGAGAGCCGTTGACCGCAGCGATATGGATCGCGGGCGAGCCACCGGCCAGCCGCCGCTTCGCCGGCGTCGGCCTGAAGCCGGCCCGCACAAAGGAAGCGACCCGCTCACGCGTCTCGTAGCGCAGCAGCCGCTTGCCCAGCCCGGCTCCGTCCGAGACCGCCGTCACGTCCTCCGTGAGCAGCGCCACCAGCCGTTCGATACGCCCCGAGGTGGCGGCGGCGAGGAACTCCTCGACGACCCGGCGCGCGGACACGGGGTCTGCCGCCCCGCGACGGCGCTCGGCCGCGACCCGGATCCGAGCCCGGTGGACATGCTGCTGGCTCGCGGACTCGGTGATCTCGAGGATCCCGGCGATCTCGGCGTGACTGTACGAGAAGGCCTCACGCAGGACGTAGACGGCCCGCTCGACCGGCGAGAGGCGCTCCAAGAGGGTCAGTACGGCCAAGGACACCGATTCGCGCCGCTCGAACGTGTCCGCCGGCCCGAGCATCGGGTCACCTTCGAGGAGCGGCTCCGGCAACCAGGAACCGGCCGCGCGCTCGTGACGCGCCCGCGCCGAGCGCAGCCGGTCCAGACAGAGATGCGTGACGACCTTGGTCAGCCAGGCTTCCGGCACCTCGACCCGTGCGCGATCCACGGCCTGCCAGCGCAAGAACGTGTCCTGCACGACGTCCTCGGCGTCGGCGGCCGAGCCGAGCAGACGGTACGCGAGCGAGGCCAGCCGGCCCCGGCTGGCCTCGAACCGATCGATGGCTGCACCGTCCATGCGCAACAGCCTAGGCAGAGACCCTCACCCCAGCCCGGTCAGGCGCACCGGCCAGGCGGCGCTGACGCTTCGGCATGCCGAAGGTCGGGTGGGCGACACCCCACCCGGCGCCCTTGAGCACGCCCGACTTGAGCCGAGCGGCGATCCGGCCGCCCAGATACCAGGACTTCGACCGGACCTCCCCGTCCACCATCTGGAAGATCGCGTCCCGTCGTCCGAGGCTGATGTGGTTGCCGTAGTACTTCAGCCCGGTGGTCGGGACCTCGCCGCCCGTCAGCCGCGCGATGATCGCGGCGGTCGCCTGCATGTTGGTGAAACCGGCCGAAGCACAGGACATCGGCAGCGGCCGGCCGTTCTCCCCGATCGCGTAGGCGCAGTCACCGGCGGCGTAGACGTTCGGGTGCGAGACCGAGCGCATGGTGCGGTCCACGACGATCTGGCCGGTCTCGGCGACCTCCAAGCCACTGCCGGCCGCGAGAGGATGCACCGCGAACCCGGCCGACCACACCGTCACATCGGCCGGGATGGACCTACCGCCCGCGGCGATCGCCCGCGTCGGCTCGACGGCTTCGATGCCGGTGTGCTCGTGGACGGTGATACCGAGCCGGTCGAAAGCCTGGTGCAGGTGACGGCGGGCCTTCGGAGAGAGCCAGGCACCCAGTTCGCCGCGGGCGGCGAGGGCTACCGAGAGATCAGGCCGGGACTCGGCGAACTCGGTGGCGGTCTCGATCCCGGTCAAGCCCTCACCGACGACCAGCACGGTACCGCCTGCGCCCAGACCGGCCAGGCGCTCACGCAGACGCAGCGCCGAGGACCGGCCGGCCACATCGAAGGCGTACTCAGCCACGCCGGGAACGCCATGATGCGCCGCGGCGCTGCCGAGCGCATAGAGAAGCGTGTCGTACGCGAGCTCACCGTCGCCGTCGTCGCCGGTCACGGCAACGGTCCTGCGTACGGGGTCGATGCCGGTGACGCGCGCCAGGCGCAGCCGCACTCCGGTGCCCGCGAAGACGTCGGCGAGCTTGCGGAACCCGAGGTTCTGACCGATCGCGAGCTGGTGGAGCCGCATCCGCTCGACGAAGTCGGGCACGGCGTTCACGACGGTGATCTCGACGTCGGCGGGGGAGAGCCGGCGGGCCAGGTTCCCGGCGGCGAAAGCCCCGGCGTACCCAGCGCCGAGTACGACGATGCGGTGCTTCATGGCATGACTCCTGTCTCGTTCGCGTCCCACTTGAACGAGACAGCGCCCCGATCCCTGACAGAAGCCGGATGTGACGCCGGTCACCGGCCAAGACGAGCGGTAGTGCCTCGCCTCCGCGAGACACCGGTGCCTGTCCTGGGCAGCCGAAAGGAGACGTCGGCCGCTTACCGACGATCCACCTCCTGTGCGGTCGGAAGTCGTAGCGTGAACACAGATCCCTTTCCCACGGTGCTGATCGCGGTCACCGTTCCGCCGTGGGCCTCCGTCAGCTTGCGGACGATCGCCAGACCCAACCCGCTTCCACCACCCTGCCGGCTGCGGGATTTCTCGGCACGCCAGAAGCGCTCGAAGACATGGGGCAGTTCCTCCGGTGCGATGCCCGAACCCGTGTCGGCCACGTCGATGACCACGTCACCGTGGTCGCAGCGGGCATCGAAAGTGACGGTTCCGCCTCTCGGGGTGTGACGGATCGCGTTGGAAGCGAGGTTGCCGAACACCTGGCGCAGGCGGACGGGATCCGCGTCCAGCACGGGCAACGACCGGCTGTCGGCAGCGATGGCAGCTGTCAACCGCACACCTGCCGCCTGCGCACCGGCCTGGTGGGCGGTGACGGTCGCCTCGATGAGATCGGTCACCTCAACAGGCTGCTTCGACAAGCGCAGTTCGCCCGCATCGGCCGCGGACAGATCGCGCAGGTCGTCGATGATGTGCTGCAGCAGAAACGCCTGACTGAGCAGCGATGCGACCAGATCCGTATCCGGCTGGGCGATGCCGTCCGCGACGGCCTCCAGCCATCCGCGGATGTTGCTGAGCGGAGTGCGCAGCTCGTGCGCGATGTCACTCGTCATGTTCTTGCGCAGGGATTCCAGTTCCGCTTGGCGTGCGGACATCGCATTGAACGCCGCCGACAACTGGGCGATCTCGTCGTTCCCCGCAACGTTCACGCGCGGGGAGGCCGAGCTCTCTCCCAAGGACTGGGCGGCCGAGGTCAAGGCGCGCAAGGGCTTGATCAGTCGGATGCCGACCAGGGTCGTGATGGCAACGGTCAGCAACAGGACCAGCGACGCGGCTCCGGCGATACGTAGTCGGTTGCCGGCCGACAGATCGAAGAACGCTGTGGGCAGACGTTCGTCACCGCCCACGTACAGCTGGACGGCGGGTGCCACGTAGGGTGCGAGTTGCTGACGGCGGCTGCTCGTGAGGCAGTTGTCGACTTTGACGGAGTCGGTCTCCTGGAACTCCGTCGCCGGCTGCCAGCTGAGGTTGAGAGCCAGCCGCACCGTCCCCGTTTCCTGTTGTGACAGACATGCGTTGACGAGGTTGTTGAGCGCCTGTAGTGCTTTTCGTTCGGTCGGCAGAGGCGTACCGAGCGCCGCGCTGTTGCATCGAGGGCTTGTGGTCGAGTCGGGATCCCGGGTGACCAGGCGTGGTCGTCCGTTGGGTCCGGCTCCGACCTCCGCCGGGACGCCCAGGACGGTGCGGAAGCATTCGACGACGTCGACCGCGGCTTGATGAAGCCGCCGCTTCTCCCATGTCGTCAGTCGGAACGGGCCGATGGCACGCGGATCGATCGCTTCGTTCACCGCATCGGGCGTGAGCTGTGAGTCGACCTTGAGCGGGTCGACCGTGGTCAGGGGCCGTTCAGGTGGGCGCAGAGCGCGACCAGGGGTGGTGGCGGAGTCCCGTACGGCATGCCCTTCGGGATCCGTCAGGAGGATGCGCTGCCCTGTGCTGTCAGCGAGGTCCTCGACAAGTTGGCCGGCGTTGTCCCAGCTGGTGTGCGTGGCTGCATAGCCGAGGAGCGCGTCGTAGACCCTTGCGTCTTCGTCGGCGGCCAGTCCCCGTTCCTTGTCGATGGCGACCGTGGTTGTCCGTACGACGACCCAGGCCGTGGCCGTCACGGAGCACAGGGAAACGAGCGCCGAGACGGCCAACAGTCTCACCAGAAGACTGTGCCGCAGGCACGACCTGTCCCATTGGCGGCGGCGGGGGAGTCTCACTGTGAGCGGTGCTGCTGACGGCCGGGTGCCACCACGGTCCCTGGAAGCACGGCCCATTACCGCCGACTGCCTGGAGCTTCGCTCCCGGGCGCCGCATCCACCTGATCGGAGATCTTGTACCCGACGCCGTAGACCGTCACGAGAAGTCGTGCGCGGCGCGCATCGACCTCGATCTTCTTGCGTATGTTCATCACATGCATGTCGACGGTCCTGTTGGTTATGTGACGGTCGTAGCCGTGCAGATGCATCAGGATCTGAGCACGTGTGAACACCTGTCCCGGGTGCTCGGCGAGCAGTTCGAGAATCCGGAATTCCCCCGGCGTGGAGTCGATCACGCGGTCATGAACCCGAATCTCGTGCCGTGCCTGGTCGACGACGAGGGGGCCGGCTCGCAGTATCGTCTCGGGCTCCGCCGGCGTCTGCCGTGCGCCGCGCCGGAGCAGAGACCGTATGCGTGCCATCAATTCCCGGGGACTGAAGGGCTTGGTCATGTAGTCGTCCGCCCCCAGGTCGAGTCCGAGCAGGAGATCGTCCTCGGCGGAGCGTGCGGTGAGCATCAACACGGGAAGGTCCACGAGAGGCGGTTCGCTCCGGATGATGCGACATACGTCCAGGCCGCCGACGCGGGGCATCATCACGTCCAGAACCAGCAGATCAGGCGTGCGGCTCCGCACCGCTTCCAAGGCCGCCCGACCGTCGTGCACGACGGTCACGTCGTGACCCTCGTGCTGCAGGTACCGGCGAACCAGCTCTGCCTGTCCCTCGTCATCGTCGGCCACCACCACGTGCGCATGCATGCCGCGGAGCATAGGAACCTCCTGTTGATGTTGTGTTGACGTTTGATTGATGGATGAACTCACCGGCGCAGTACGCCTTCTTGACCATGTCCTGACCGGCATACGCCACGCTCCACGTCATGAAGAAGCCCACGCCGGGTCGATCGAACCGGAGTCTGACCAAAATCGCTGCCGTGACCGCCGCCGTGCTGCTCAGCGGGGGTGTCCTGACAGCCTGCTCGTCCCCGGCTCGGCACAACCCGCAGGCGAACTCTGTGTAATTCGACCATCACGCAATGTGCACCAAAGTCGACGTGAGTGGTATCGGCGCGCCGCATATGGGATAGGCGTGCTGATTCCGGGTGCGAAGTGGGGGTGTGCGGGGGATTCTGGTCGTGTCCAAGCGGCCTGACGTGAGTCGGTACGGGCGGATCAGTCCCGCCCGGTGGTTGTTACGCGCGTGCGTGCCGCTCCTGGCCGGTGAAAGCGAGGCGCCCCATGC is from Streptomyces cadmiisoli and encodes:
- a CDS encoding NtaA/DmoA family FMN-dependent monooxygenase (This protein belongs to a clade of FMN-dependent monooxygenases, within a broader family of flavin-dependent oxidoreductases, the luciferase-like monooxygenase (LMM) family, some of whose members use coenzyme F420 rather than FMN.) gives rise to the protein MSKPLKQIHLAAHFPGVNNTTVWSDPKAGSHIEFSSFAHFARTAERAKFDFLFLAEGLRLREQGGKIYDLDVVGRPDTFTVLAALAAVTEHIGLTGTINSTFNEPYEVARQFASLDHLSGGRSAWNVVTSWDAFTGENFRRGGFLPQQERYSRAKEFLATANELFDSWHGDEIVADQETGTFLRDARAGSFVHTGQHFDIHGRFNVPRSLQGRPVIFQAGDSDEGREFAASNADAIFSRYTTLEAGQSFYRDVKHRLPKYGRSPDQLLILPAATFTLADTDAEAEELAKAVRRRQVSGATALKHLEFVWNRDLSAYDPDGPLPDIDPDVGDNHISKGRAQVRMYRDPLATAREWRELAAAHNWSIRDLVIETGNRQNFIGSAETIARTINEFVQADASDGFILVPHITPTGLDEFADKVVPLLQEQGVFRTDYEGPTLRDHLGLAHPDDRREERAAS
- a CDS encoding LLM class flavin-dependent oxidoreductase: MSDIPLGVLDLVPIASGSTAADALRNSIDLAQQTERFGYARYWFAEHHLNPGVAGTSPAVVLALTASATSTIRLGSGAVQLGHRTALSTVEEFGLIDALHPGRFDLGLGRSGGRPSGQPPEHPPTTTPVVDGRAPNGLLIPPRFSFERLLGSPRIALQRKLLLLPGAESQDYADQIDDILALLAGTYRSAEGVEAHAVPGEGADVELWILGSSGGQSAEAAGARGLRFAANYHVSPATVLEAVDGYRAFFQPSDVLDKPYVSVSADVVVAEDDATARELATGYAPWVRSIRTAEGAIEFPTPEQARAFAWSDEDRDLVRDRVDTQFVGSPERVADRLAQLQEATGADELLITTVTHDHVDRVRSYELLAKEWSRR
- a CDS encoding CHRD domain-containing protein; the protein is MKFTRFGMIAVSAVAGALLLTACNGEDVAAGGSASAGAGGTAATGHESAGSGHAGGGAADVRAGEWDKNASDATFFGSLMNGANEVPVEGGPAVGDKDGHALALMRIQGNEVSYAFTFTGVQTPTLGHLHKGVKGVNGDVKIPFFTEKLEDGTKFAYGTVTVRDNDLLEGIKANPENWYFNLHTAEFPGGAVRGQGYKLSSGIQVPDTITPEALTSVISGK
- a CDS encoding sigma-70 family RNA polymerase sigma factor; this encodes MDGAAIDRFEASRGRLASLAYRLLGSAADAEDVVQDTFLRWQAVDRARVEVPEAWLTKVVTHLCLDRLRSARARHERAAGSWLPEPLLEGDPMLGPADTFERRESVSLAVLTLLERLSPVERAVYVLREAFSYSHAEIAGILEITESASQQHVHRARIRVAAERRRGAADPVSARRVVEEFLAAATSGRIERLVALLTEDVTAVSDGAGLGKRLLRYETRERVASFVRAGFRPTPAKRRLAGGSPAIHIAAVNGSPAVLAVVDDRVVGAVMFEVSDGRVASLCGMAAADRLVRLNEVWRRHEPGAPVISAW
- a CDS encoding NAD(P)/FAD-dependent oxidoreductase; its protein translation is MKHRIVVLGAGYAGAFAAGNLARRLSPADVEITVVNAVPDFVERMRLHQLAIGQNLGFRKLADVFAGTGVRLRLARVTGIDPVRRTVAVTGDDGDGELAYDTLLYALGSAAAHHGVPGVAEYAFDVAGRSSALRLRERLAGLGAGGTVLVVGEGLTGIETATEFAESRPDLSVALAARGELGAWLSPKARRHLHQAFDRLGITVHEHTGIEAVEPTRAIAAGGRSIPADVTVWSAGFAVHPLAAGSGLEVAETGQIVVDRTMRSVSHPNVYAAGDCAYAIGENGRPLPMSCASAGFTNMQATAAIIARLTGGEVPTTGLKYYGNHISLGRRDAIFQMVDGEVRSKSWYLGGRIAARLKSGVLKGAGWGVAHPTFGMPKRQRRLAGAPDRAGVRVSA
- a CDS encoding HAMP domain-containing sensor histidine kinase yields the protein MRLLAVSALVSLCSVTATAWVVVRTTTVAIDKERGLAADEDARVYDALLGYAATHTSWDNAGQLVEDLADSTGQRILLTDPEGHAVRDSATTPGRALRPPERPLTTVDPLKVDSQLTPDAVNEAIDPRAIGPFRLTTWEKRRLHQAAVDVVECFRTVLGVPAEVGAGPNGRPRLVTRDPDSTTSPRCNSAALGTPLPTERKALQALNNLVNACLSQQETGTVRLALNLSWQPATEFQETDSVKVDNCLTSSRRQQLAPYVAPAVQLYVGGDERLPTAFFDLSAGNRLRIAGAASLVLLLTVAITTLVGIRLIKPLRALTSAAQSLGESSASPRVNVAGNDEIAQLSAAFNAMSARQAELESLRKNMTSDIAHELRTPLSNIRGWLEAVADGIAQPDTDLVASLLSQAFLLQHIIDDLRDLSAADAGELRLSKQPVEVTDLIEATVTAHQAGAQAAGVRLTAAIAADSRSLPVLDADPVRLRQVFGNLASNAIRHTPRGGTVTFDARCDHGDVVIDVADTGSGIAPEELPHVFERFWRAEKSRSRQGGGSGLGLAIVRKLTEAHGGTVTAISTVGKGSVFTLRLPTAQEVDRR
- a CDS encoding response regulator transcription factor, whose translation is MHAHVVVADDDEGQAELVRRYLQHEGHDVTVVHDGRAALEAVRSRTPDLLVLDVMMPRVGGLDVCRIIRSEPPLVDLPVLMLTARSAEDDLLLGLDLGADDYMTKPFSPRELMARIRSLLRRGARQTPAEPETILRAGPLVVDQARHEIRVHDRVIDSTPGEFRILELLAEHPGQVFTRAQILMHLHGYDRHITNRTVDMHVMNIRKKIEVDARRARLLVTVYGVGYKISDQVDAAPGSEAPGSRR